A single window of Psychrobacter raelei DNA harbors:
- the pnp gene encoding polyribonucleotide nucleotidyltransferase, whose translation MSMFNTISREFQYGNEQVVIETGRIARQANSVLVHMGGVSVLVAVVVKSDAKEGQNFFPLTVNYQEKMYAAGKIPGAYGKREGRPTEFETLTSRLIDRPIRPLFPEGYVNEIQITATVISSDKKHYADIAAMIGASAALSISDAPFNGPIGGARVGFINGEYLLNPSIEELKSSDLDLVVAGTKSAVLMVESEAAELSEDQMLGAVLYGHEQQQIVIDNIAELAKAVGTQKQDFVAPELNAELKEKVTTQFGEQVAEAYAISDKQARYEKLDEIKAAAIDALAGDPESEEFAEKEAQIKEIYNDLKYRTVRDAILSGKPRIDGRDLDTVRALDIQVGVLPYTHGSALFTRGETQALVTTTLGNSRDVNLIDSLAGTIQDHFMLHYNFPHYSVGETGREGVPKRREIGHGRLARRGVQAMLPDSDRFPYVIRVVSEITESNGSSSMASVCGASLALMDAGVPLKAPVAGIAMGLVKEGDRFAVLSDILGDEDHLGDMDFKVAGTKDGITALQMDIKIEGITSDIMEKALEQAHAGRIHILNAMNEVLPASRTEINAHAPNYAVIEINSDKIRDVIGKGGATIRQLTEDTGAVIDIDDNGTIRIFGENKAATKEAIRQIEAITAEVEVGKVYKGTVARVVDFGAFVTVLPGTDGLVHISQIADERVESVSDYLSEGQQINVLVQDVDNRGRIKLTMKGVEQEQTQA comes from the coding sequence ATGTCAATGTTTAATACCATTTCTCGAGAGTTCCAGTACGGCAACGAACAAGTTGTTATTGAAACCGGTCGTATCGCACGACAAGCCAATTCAGTATTGGTTCATATGGGCGGCGTATCAGTATTGGTCGCTGTGGTTGTAAAAAGCGATGCTAAAGAAGGTCAAAACTTCTTCCCGCTAACCGTCAACTATCAAGAAAAAATGTACGCTGCTGGGAAAATCCCAGGCGCTTATGGCAAACGTGAAGGCCGTCCTACTGAGTTTGAAACCCTAACCTCACGTCTCATTGACCGTCCCATCCGTCCTTTATTCCCAGAAGGTTATGTCAACGAGATCCAGATTACTGCCACAGTCATCTCAAGTGATAAAAAGCACTATGCTGATATCGCTGCCATGATTGGTGCTTCAGCTGCACTTTCAATCTCAGATGCGCCGTTTAATGGCCCTATTGGTGGTGCCCGTGTAGGCTTTATCAATGGCGAATACTTGCTTAACCCCTCAATTGAAGAGTTAAAGAGCAGTGATCTTGACTTAGTAGTGGCGGGTACTAAATCAGCGGTATTAATGGTTGAGTCAGAAGCTGCTGAGCTGTCTGAAGACCAAATGCTGGGCGCTGTATTGTACGGTCATGAACAGCAGCAAATTGTTATCGATAATATTGCTGAGCTGGCCAAAGCCGTGGGAACTCAAAAACAAGATTTTGTGGCACCTGAGCTAAATGCTGAGTTAAAAGAAAAAGTAACCACACAGTTTGGTGAGCAAGTGGCTGAAGCTTATGCCATTAGCGATAAGCAAGCACGCTACGAAAAACTAGATGAGATCAAGGCTGCAGCTATTGACGCCTTAGCAGGTGACCCTGAGTCAGAAGAGTTTGCTGAAAAAGAAGCTCAAATTAAAGAAATCTATAATGATCTAAAATATCGCACCGTTCGTGACGCCATTTTGTCAGGTAAGCCACGTATCGATGGTCGTGATTTAGATACCGTTCGTGCGCTAGATATTCAAGTAGGCGTATTGCCTTACACCCATGGTTCAGCGCTATTTACCCGTGGTGAGACGCAAGCTCTAGTCACCACGACTTTAGGTAATTCACGTGATGTAAACTTGATTGACTCGCTAGCGGGTACTATCCAAGATCATTTCATGCTGCATTACAACTTCCCGCATTATTCAGTGGGTGAAACTGGCCGTGAAGGCGTGCCAAAGCGTCGTGAAATTGGTCATGGCCGTCTGGCTCGCCGTGGTGTTCAAGCCATGCTTCCAGATAGCGACCGCTTCCCATACGTTATCCGTGTGGTGTCTGAGATTACTGAATCAAATGGTTCGTCTTCAATGGCGTCAGTTTGTGGTGCCAGCCTTGCCTTAATGGACGCTGGTGTGCCGTTAAAAGCCCCAGTAGCTGGTATCGCTATGGGTCTGGTCAAAGAAGGCGACCGCTTTGCTGTCTTATCAGATATCCTAGGTGATGAAGATCATTTAGGTGATATGGACTTTAAAGTGGCCGGTACTAAAGACGGTATCACAGCCTTACAGATGGATATTAAGATTGAAGGTATCACCTCAGATATCATGGAAAAAGCACTTGAGCAAGCTCATGCCGGCCGTATCCATATCTTAAATGCCATGAACGAAGTATTGCCAGCCAGCCGTACTGAAATTAATGCGCATGCACCAAACTATGCGGTCATCGAAATCAATTCTGATAAAATCCGTGATGTGATCGGTAAAGGCGGCGCAACCATCCGTCAATTAACCGAAGACACCGGTGCGGTTATCGATATTGATGACAATGGTACCATTCGTATCTTTGGTGAAAACAAAGCCGCGACCAAAGAAGCCATCCGTCAAATCGAAGCCATCACCGCTGAAGTGGAAGTGGGCAAAGTATACAAAGGCACCGTTGCGCGCGTTGTAGACTTTGGTGCATTCGTAACGGTTTTACCAGGTACTGATGGTCTGGTACACATCTCACAAATCGCTGATGAGCGTGTAGAGAGCGTATCGGATTACCTAAGTGAAGGCCAGCAAATCAATGTGTTGGTGCAAGATGTAGACAACCGTGGTCGCATCAAATTAACCATGAAAGGCGTTGAGCAAGAGCAGACTCAAGCTTAA
- the plsB gene encoding glycerol-3-phosphate 1-O-acyltransferase PlsB: MLPSRLMHSLKQRLKKQRQTQKSNRDNSSDAQRSALSFQEQAAQAGAAISRSGRSVNQLYRKLSGKSLELAVKPKVIGELPEINTEEGALTFYVLREYSRSNSVLVDLQTKKHGFPPALVGVEDSVHHIDENAAVIFLNHPDAKGRKVSPRLARLVSACRQNSAPKINLVPVSILWGRAPENEDSLFKLLMADNWEEPTIAKQLFNIGVMGRDTFVQFHPPQSLHDIIETFSQSGADHIPGDEAEKVANDLFDDAKLADTALPKSEKELLLQAKKNIEALPTSTALLTATEANFSLTLLVQHKLNGFLDSQRQSMIGPDLSDKRNLVDKLIRSPAINHACEQETTASNISINEARQLARGYANEIVNDYNYSVVKFFYKFLDWLWTQLYDGVEVHHFERVRSLAATHELIYVPCHRSHVDYLLLAYIIFEKGLGLPYVAAGNNLDVPVIGPLLRSAVAFYIRRSFKDNELYKAVLREYLHTLIQRNTPIEYFIEGGRSRSGRLLPPKLGMLAMTVHSHLRGSNKPLAFIPTYIGYERIMEGGTYIGELKGKPKESESLLGLLKVSRKIERIFGHVHLSFGTPLHMEDFMQKFDVAPNSLPADRTNTPLDTKAAAMVDNLGVKIMQNINKAAVINPISLLSLVLLSTPKAALDEESCREQIALYQAIANGSPYAEDTIITDMSAQSIIDYGIKLKLIERTPHILGDMIKVMPKQIAILSYFRNNILHVFIISSFLAALIYRNGRIERKHLDSIVTQLYPFLQSELFLYRAARNLPSLIDEKLSNLIELGIIVDLGNGILGTPEKNSEQYQQLDMLASPVSQSLERYFMSLALLAQQGSGNLTADQVVDLCHLLGQRLSVLYADDIPDFFDRALFTSFLNALLRLDYVQKDAETGVLTFDERINNIARHAHYILNPDIMQILQHVASLDEEEINHAISEINNKKLIKFSRKR, encoded by the coding sequence ATGCTACCTTCTCGTTTAATGCATTCTTTAAAGCAGCGCCTAAAAAAACAGCGCCAGACCCAAAAAAGTAACCGAGATAACTCGTCGGATGCTCAGCGCTCAGCGCTTAGCTTTCAAGAGCAAGCGGCGCAGGCCGGTGCGGCCATCTCACGCTCAGGTCGCTCAGTAAACCAGCTTTACCGCAAGCTATCTGGAAAGAGCTTAGAGCTTGCTGTAAAGCCGAAAGTTATCGGAGAGCTGCCTGAAATTAATACTGAAGAGGGTGCACTGACCTTTTATGTCTTACGTGAATACTCTCGCTCTAATAGCGTCTTAGTTGACTTACAAACCAAAAAGCATGGCTTCCCGCCCGCCTTGGTTGGGGTGGAAGACAGCGTGCATCATATAGATGAGAATGCGGCTGTCATTTTCCTTAATCACCCTGATGCCAAAGGTCGAAAAGTATCTCCAAGACTGGCCAGACTGGTCTCTGCTTGCCGCCAAAACTCAGCACCTAAGATTAACTTAGTGCCAGTATCTATTCTTTGGGGACGTGCACCAGAAAATGAAGATTCCTTATTTAAACTGCTAATGGCTGACAACTGGGAAGAGCCCACCATTGCTAAGCAGCTGTTTAATATTGGGGTGATGGGCCGTGATACTTTTGTGCAGTTTCATCCACCCCAGTCTTTGCATGACATTATTGAGACTTTCTCGCAATCAGGTGCCGACCATATCCCAGGCGATGAGGCAGAAAAAGTGGCCAATGATCTCTTTGATGATGCCAAATTGGCCGATACAGCTCTGCCAAAGAGCGAAAAAGAGCTACTACTACAAGCCAAAAAGAACATCGAGGCTCTACCCACCTCGACGGCTTTGCTCACTGCCACTGAGGCCAACTTTAGCTTAACCTTATTGGTACAGCATAAGCTCAATGGATTCTTAGACAGTCAGCGTCAAAGCATGATTGGCCCTGACTTATCAGACAAGCGTAATTTGGTCGATAAATTGATCCGTTCACCGGCCATCAATCATGCCTGCGAGCAAGAAACAACCGCCTCTAATATCAGTATAAACGAAGCCCGCCAGCTGGCGCGTGGCTATGCCAATGAGATTGTAAACGACTACAATTACTCGGTCGTCAAATTCTTCTACAAGTTTTTAGACTGGCTGTGGACTCAGCTGTATGACGGTGTAGAGGTGCATCACTTCGAGCGGGTACGCAGTCTGGCTGCCACCCATGAGCTGATTTATGTACCCTGTCATCGTAGCCATGTGGATTATCTGCTATTGGCCTATATTATTTTTGAAAAGGGGCTGGGTCTCCCCTATGTGGCCGCAGGGAACAATTTAGATGTGCCTGTCATCGGTCCCTTATTACGTAGTGCAGTGGCGTTTTATATTCGCCGTAGCTTTAAAGACAATGAGCTTTATAAGGCTGTATTACGTGAATATCTACACACACTTATCCAGCGCAACACGCCTATTGAGTACTTCATTGAAGGCGGACGCTCACGCTCAGGCCGTCTACTGCCACCCAAGTTAGGTATGCTAGCGATGACGGTGCACAGCCATCTGCGTGGCTCCAACAAGCCATTGGCCTTTATTCCGACCTACATCGGTTATGAGCGTATTATGGAGGGTGGCACTTATATTGGCGAGCTTAAAGGCAAGCCAAAAGAATCTGAGTCGCTATTAGGCTTATTAAAGGTCAGTCGTAAGATTGAGCGTATTTTTGGCCATGTACATTTAAGCTTTGGTACCCCGCTGCATATGGAAGACTTTATGCAAAAGTTCGATGTGGCGCCCAACAGCTTGCCGGCCGATCGCACCAATACACCATTAGACACCAAAGCTGCGGCTATGGTGGATAATTTGGGTGTGAAAATTATGCAAAACATCAACAAGGCTGCGGTAATTAACCCCATCTCTTTATTGTCTTTGGTGTTATTGTCTACGCCCAAAGCCGCTTTAGATGAAGAAAGCTGCCGTGAGCAGATTGCCTTGTATCAAGCCATTGCCAATGGCTCTCCTTATGCTGAGGACACCATTATTACGGATATGTCAGCTCAGTCGATTATCGATTATGGCATTAAGCTTAAGCTTATCGAGCGCACCCCGCATATCTTAGGTGATATGATTAAAGTGATGCCCAAGCAAATTGCTATTTTAAGCTACTTCCGCAATAACATTTTGCACGTGTTTATTATCTCCTCCTTCTTAGCTGCGCTTATCTATCGTAATGGCCGCATCGAGCGCAAACATTTAGACAGTATCGTCACTCAGTTGTATCCCTTCTTACAAAGTGAGCTGTTTTTATACCGTGCCGCCCGTAACTTACCAAGCTTAATTGATGAAAAGCTGAGTAACTTAATCGAACTGGGTATCATTGTTGACTTGGGCAATGGCATCTTGGGCACCCCTGAGAAAAACAGTGAACAGTATCAGCAACTTGATATGCTTGCCTCTCCAGTTTCACAAAGCCTTGAGCGCTACTTTATGTCACTGGCGCTCTTGGCTCAGCAAGGCTCAGGTAATTTAACTGCTGATCAAGTGGTCGATTTGTGCCATCTTTTAGGCCAGCGCTTATCGGTACTGTACGCTGACGATATCCCTGACTTTTTTGATCGTGCCTTATTTACCAGCTTCTTAAACGCACTCCTTCGTCTAGATTATGTACAAAAAGATGCCGAAACTGGAGTATTAACATTTGATGAGCGTATTAATAACATCGCCCGTCATGCTCATTACATTTTAAACCCAGACATCATGCAAATTTTGCAGCACGTGGCAAGCTTAGATGAAGAAGAAATCAACCACGCCATTAGCGAAATTAATAACAAAAAACTGATTAAATTTAGTCGTAAGCGTTAG
- a CDS encoding acyl-CoA thioesterase has translation MPDYKQLVDQLLDTVKLTEISENIFEGKSYDYVGKRIFGGQVLAQAIMAAAQTLDEDKPCHSLHGYFLRGGSIGQPVIYQVRRLRDGRSLSAREVTAVQMKQDNDGNMIEQVVFSMIASFSPMEGGLDYQEEMPAYPPPEDLESEQSLKEHHVGSVPEPLRERFMRPRHVEIKPVKPRDPVYPEPMVPRQANWLRIRELGEQPVAIQQALLAFSSDYYLVGTGLMPHGISFMTKGLQAASIDHSMHFHRPFDINEWLLYDMWSDTTSHSKGLNHGQFWQNGNLVATVQQEGLMRLRG, from the coding sequence ATGCCTGATTATAAACAGCTGGTAGATCAACTATTAGATACGGTAAAACTGACCGAGATTTCGGAAAATATCTTTGAAGGCAAAAGTTATGACTACGTAGGGAAGCGTATCTTTGGCGGTCAAGTACTGGCACAGGCAATAATGGCAGCCGCTCAAACTTTAGATGAGGATAAGCCTTGCCACTCTTTGCATGGCTATTTTTTGCGTGGCGGCAGTATCGGTCAGCCAGTTATCTATCAGGTACGACGCTTACGTGATGGGCGCAGTCTGTCAGCGCGTGAAGTAACCGCGGTACAGATGAAACAAGACAATGATGGCAATATGATTGAGCAAGTGGTGTTCTCTATGATTGCCTCTTTTTCTCCCATGGAAGGTGGCTTAGACTATCAAGAAGAAATGCCTGCCTATCCGCCGCCGGAGGATTTAGAGTCTGAGCAGTCGCTAAAAGAGCATCACGTGGGTAGCGTGCCTGAACCGTTACGTGAGCGCTTTATGCGTCCGCGTCATGTGGAAATTAAACCGGTTAAGCCGCGTGATCCCGTATATCCTGAGCCTATGGTACCAAGACAGGCCAATTGGCTACGAATTCGTGAGCTTGGCGAACAGCCGGTCGCCATCCAGCAAGCACTATTGGCGTTCTCATCAGACTATTATCTGGTAGGCACAGGCCTTATGCCACATGGCATCAGCTTTATGACCAAAGGTTTGCAGGCTGCCAGTATTGATCATTCAATGCATTTTCACCGCCCTTTTGATATTAATGAGTGGCTGTTGTATGACATGTGGAGTGACACCACCTCTCATTCTAAAGGCTTAAACCATGGTCAGTTTTGGCAAAATGGCAATCTGGTAGCGACCGTACAGCAAGAGGGTTTAATGCGCCTTCGTGGATAG
- a CDS encoding lytic murein transglycosylase: MLNSPSLPHQIDTQPSKKLTLLKSTLALVPAIILASCASQAPIQQVPIQKPAPVIVVKPQPTPQPKPQPAPQPQASYSSFSEWKSDFSRRAMSQGYSAYDVSRILDSAQLNQQVISLDSNQAEFVKMPWDYADSAVSGGRVSSGKSKFNEQRSLLSRLESQYGVNAEIIAAIWGMESSYGAVTGNSYIPSSLATLAFEGRRRQWAEDQLLALMQLIQHGDIYPSQLNGSWAGGMGHTQFIPGTWLAQGVDGDGDGRRSPWVTADALSSTANYLSNSGWMRGLSPFYEVTLPASFDYKLLGQKMPGSTWRSMGITPIDGAYLDAGTPFEMWLPAGKDGPALLLSPNFDVIKVYNNSSNYALGVSLLGRAINGQPGIQKAWPRYEQPLTSAQVRNLQQRLTSAGYDTKGIDGIMGTNTRNAFAKWQAANGQTADGFVTQRSASALIW; the protein is encoded by the coding sequence ATGTTAAATAGCCCCTCTCTACCTCATCAAATCGACACTCAGCCCAGCAAAAAGTTGACCTTATTAAAAAGCACCTTGGCGTTGGTACCCGCCATCATTTTGGCCAGTTGTGCCAGTCAAGCACCAATACAGCAAGTGCCCATTCAAAAGCCAGCCCCTGTGATTGTGGTTAAGCCGCAGCCTACCCCGCAGCCAAAACCCCAGCCTGCGCCGCAGCCACAAGCTAGCTATAGCAGCTTCTCAGAGTGGAAATCAGATTTTAGCCGCCGTGCGATGAGTCAAGGCTATAGCGCTTATGATGTCAGCCGTATTTTAGACTCTGCTCAATTAAACCAACAGGTTATTTCACTGGATTCAAACCAAGCAGAATTCGTTAAAATGCCTTGGGATTATGCCGATTCAGCAGTATCGGGCGGCCGAGTTAGCAGTGGTAAGAGCAAGTTTAATGAGCAAAGAAGCCTATTGTCTCGCCTTGAGTCACAATATGGGGTGAATGCAGAAATCATCGCTGCCATTTGGGGCATGGAGTCCTCTTATGGTGCAGTCACCGGCAACAGCTATATCCCAAGCTCGCTGGCCACGCTCGCCTTTGAAGGCCGTCGCCGTCAGTGGGCTGAAGATCAGCTATTGGCCTTAATGCAGCTTATCCAGCATGGTGATATCTATCCCTCTCAGCTGAATGGGTCTTGGGCCGGTGGTATGGGTCATACCCAGTTTATCCCTGGCACTTGGCTGGCCCAAGGCGTAGATGGTGATGGCGATGGCCGTCGTAGCCCTTGGGTTACTGCTGATGCCTTATCTTCAACGGCCAACTACTTAAGCAACTCAGGCTGGATGCGCGGCTTATCCCCATTTTATGAAGTGACTCTGCCCGCCTCATTTGATTACAAGCTGTTGGGGCAAAAAATGCCCGGTTCAACGTGGCGCTCTATGGGCATTACCCCTATTGACGGTGCCTATTTAGATGCAGGCACGCCATTTGAAATGTGGCTACCTGCCGGTAAAGACGGCCCTGCGCTACTATTAAGCCCAAACTTTGATGTGATTAAAGTGTATAACAACTCCTCCAACTATGCGCTGGGTGTTAGCTTATTGGGCCGCGCCATCAATGGTCAGCCGGGTATCCAAAAAGCTTGGCCTCGTTATGAACAGCCGTTAACCAGCGCTCAAGTACGCAACTTACAGCAGCGTTTAACCAGTGCCGGCTATGACACCAAAGGTATCGACGGTATCATGGGCACCAATACCCGTAACGCTTTTGCCAAATGGCAGGCGGCCAATGGCCAAACTGCAGATGGCTTTGTCACTCAGCGCAGTGCATCCGCTTTAATCTGGTAA
- the mutY gene encoding A/G-specific adenine glycosylase has product MSQPIANVNTNINTSTSTNTNTHLKPHTFNHSDAELTDFAPRILNWFDISGRHDLPWQQHKTDTPNPYIVWLSEVMLQQTQVTTVIPYFQRFITSFPTVQDLANAQWDTVAEHWAGLGYYARARNLHKGAKQLVEIIKTTGRFPQTVEDWEAISGVGQSTAGAIVAMGLHGYGVICDGNVKRVITRWAGIDGDITKSATNKALWALAERLTPTEDSGHFAQAMMDMGATLCTRRHPSCEVCPINSDCIAYAEGKQEFYPVKAKKKAKPSKFSKVILIQNVQGELLWLQRPDSGIWGGLWVLPMQFEKKTQGKTVISTSLQEAAYESENTLAEQIIDKWIADNNGQLQLQSISAELFDDAPIKHTLTHFHWYLQPQALPLTPAQSQELIATLADAGIHFVWQTATYAKAHLGLPKAMLKILQSLA; this is encoded by the coding sequence ATGAGCCAGCCAATCGCTAACGTAAACACCAATATTAATACCAGCACCAGTACTAATACCAACACCCATCTCAAGCCACACACCTTTAATCACAGTGACGCTGAGCTCACCGACTTTGCTCCGCGCATTCTAAATTGGTTTGATATAAGCGGTCGTCATGACTTGCCATGGCAACAGCATAAGACAGATACCCCAAACCCCTATATCGTTTGGTTGTCTGAGGTGATGCTACAACAAACCCAAGTCACCACAGTTATTCCCTATTTTCAGCGTTTTATAACGTCGTTTCCCACCGTACAAGATTTGGCCAATGCTCAGTGGGATACAGTGGCTGAACACTGGGCAGGGCTTGGCTACTATGCCCGTGCTCGCAACTTGCACAAAGGCGCCAAGCAGCTGGTCGAAATTATTAAGACAACAGGCCGCTTTCCACAAACCGTTGAAGATTGGGAGGCGATTTCAGGTGTGGGTCAGTCTACGGCTGGGGCGATTGTGGCCATGGGCCTACATGGCTATGGGGTGATCTGTGACGGTAACGTCAAACGGGTGATTACCCGCTGGGCCGGTATTGATGGCGATATCACTAAGTCTGCGACCAATAAAGCGTTGTGGGCTTTAGCTGAGCGTCTGACCCCTACTGAGGATAGCGGACATTTTGCCCAAGCGATGATGGATATGGGCGCCACCTTATGTACCCGCCGTCACCCAAGCTGCGAGGTCTGTCCTATAAATAGTGACTGCATTGCTTATGCAGAGGGTAAGCAAGAATTTTATCCTGTTAAAGCCAAAAAGAAAGCCAAACCGAGCAAGTTTAGCAAGGTGATATTGATTCAAAATGTGCAGGGTGAATTGTTATGGCTACAGCGTCCTGATAGTGGCATTTGGGGCGGTCTGTGGGTATTGCCGATGCAATTTGAAAAAAAGACACAGGGTAAAACAGTGATTAGCACCAGCTTGCAAGAGGCAGCATATGAATCAGAAAATACGTTGGCCGAGCAGATTATCGATAAATGGATAGCCGATAATAACGGACAGCTACAGCTGCAATCCATCAGTGCAGAGCTATTTGATGACGCACCTATCAAACATACGCTGACCCACTTTCATTGGTATTTGCAGCCGCAAGCACTGCCTTTGACGCCCGCTCAAAGCCAAGAGCTGATTGCAACACTGGCGGACGCTGGCATTCACTTTGTTTGGCAGACTGCCACGTATGCCAAGGCCCATCTAGGACTGCCTAAGGCGATGCTCAAAATATTACAAAGCTTAGCGTAG
- the ylqF gene encoding ribosome biogenesis GTPase YlqF, with protein sequence MIQNPSIQWFPGHMNKARNEIKEIMPDMDVVIEVIDARIPFSSENPMVAALRSNEAGFQKPVIKILNKADLADPELTQIWIEQLEQQSQVKAIACDDNKANDVKRIIQMCKDLIPNKVGTGRQIKVLIMGIPNVGKSTLINTLAGRSIARTGDEPAVTKSQQLIKIDDDIMLYDTPGMLWPKIENPNSGFRLAATGGIKDTAFDFSDVAGYTAEYLIKAYPELLKERYKIDELPQSDWEFFEMAGRNRGFLKKGGVVDTYRMSEILINELRSGQLGRITLETPAMRIEEDKLVEQLRAEAEERRLAKIEEKKLRKKRARKNRK encoded by the coding sequence ATGATACAAAACCCAAGTATTCAGTGGTTCCCAGGCCACATGAACAAAGCCCGTAACGAAATCAAAGAAATCATGCCCGATATGGATGTGGTCATTGAAGTTATTGATGCCCGCATTCCATTTAGTAGTGAAAACCCCATGGTCGCTGCCCTACGTAGTAATGAGGCAGGCTTTCAAAAACCGGTGATTAAAATTCTCAACAAAGCGGATCTTGCTGACCCAGAACTCACACAGATTTGGATTGAACAATTAGAACAACAAAGCCAAGTTAAAGCCATCGCCTGTGATGACAACAAGGCTAATGACGTCAAGCGTATCATACAGATGTGTAAAGACCTTATACCCAATAAAGTCGGTACAGGACGTCAAATTAAAGTGCTGATTATGGGAATTCCTAATGTCGGTAAATCAACGCTGATCAATACGCTGGCAGGTCGTAGTATCGCCAGAACCGGTGACGAGCCAGCGGTCACCAAGTCACAACAGCTGATCAAAATTGATGACGACATCATGCTCTATGACACGCCAGGTATGCTTTGGCCAAAAATTGAAAACCCCAACTCAGGCTTTCGCTTAGCCGCCACAGGGGGTATCAAAGATACCGCTTTTGACTTCTCTGATGTGGCCGGCTACACCGCTGAATATCTCATTAAGGCCTATCCTGAGCTGCTAAAAGAGCGTTATAAAATTGATGAGCTGCCGCAGAGCGATTGGGAGTTCTTCGAGATGGCTGGGCGCAATCGCGGCTTTTTGAAAAAAGGCGGCGTGGTAGATACTTACCGGATGTCTGAGATTTTGATTAACGAGCTGCGTAGTGGTCAACTGGGGCGTATTACGCTTGAGACGCCTGCCATGCGTATCGAGGAGGACAAGTTGGTTGAGCAGCTGCGCGCCGAGGCCGAAGAGCGCAGATTGGCCAAGATTGAAGAAAAAAAGCTACGCAAAAAACGGGCGCGTAAGAACCGTAAATAG
- a CDS encoding dienelactone hydrolase family protein translates to MSIKTYEIKTTADYGMELISYITLPESATDESSVPGILVAPEWWGVVEHPREVTERLAKAGFAAIAMDIYGEGKLTTDAAQANEWMTQMLEDQDKLMGRCRAILNDFADQLPVDGKRLGVVGYCFGGKIALDMAREGMPVKAVATFHGNPTPKQPAEKGKFTAKALIAHGRDDSMVSMQAIDGLKQELDNAGVDYTVDVYDDAKHGFTNPNADKRAEENGVDLGYNEKAANQSWDKMIDFMTANLK, encoded by the coding sequence ATGAGTATCAAAACCTACGAAATCAAAACCACAGCAGACTATGGCATGGAGCTTATCAGCTATATAACACTACCTGAATCAGCCACTGATGAGAGCTCAGTGCCCGGTATTTTAGTAGCGCCCGAATGGTGGGGGGTGGTCGAGCACCCTCGCGAAGTGACTGAACGTCTGGCCAAGGCAGGTTTTGCTGCCATTGCGATGGACATTTATGGTGAAGGTAAACTGACCACTGATGCCGCCCAAGCCAATGAATGGATGACTCAAATGTTAGAGGATCAAGACAAGCTGATGGGCCGCTGCCGCGCTATTTTAAATGACTTTGCCGATCAACTGCCCGTAGATGGCAAACGCCTAGGCGTAGTGGGTTATTGCTTCGGAGGCAAAATAGCACTGGATATGGCCCGTGAAGGCATGCCAGTAAAAGCCGTCGCCACTTTCCACGGCAACCCTACCCCAAAACAGCCTGCCGAAAAGGGTAAGTTTACCGCCAAAGCGCTCATCGCTCATGGCCGTGATGACAGCATGGTGTCGATGCAGGCCATTGATGGCTTAAAGCAAGAGCTTGATAATGCGGGTGTGGACTACACCGTAGACGTCTATGATGATGCCAAGCATGGCTTTACCAACCCTAATGCAGACAAACGCGCTGAAGAAAACGGGGTAGACTTGGGCTATAACGAAAAAGCGGCGAACCAAAGCTGGGATAAGATGATTGACTTTATGACGGCAAATTTAAAATAG
- a CDS encoding YcgN family cysteine cluster protein yields MSEAQLRANFWQHYPLHELSTAEWEALCDGCGGCCLEKFLDDPDEPYEVEYTDVACKLLDCSTGYCSNYEHRQQFVPECVSLTADKLPDMMWLPSNCAYKRIYLGEGLPSWHLLLTQDIELTRQGMRRAGVGVAGRCVSEDFVNEDELEERIVRWIQA; encoded by the coding sequence GTGAGTGAAGCGCAGTTAAGAGCTAATTTTTGGCAACATTATCCGCTACATGAGCTGAGCACAGCTGAATGGGAGGCTTTATGTGATGGCTGTGGGGGCTGCTGTTTGGAGAAGTTTTTGGACGATCCAGATGAGCCATACGAAGTAGAGTACACGGATGTGGCGTGTAAGCTACTTGATTGTAGTACCGGCTATTGCTCCAACTATGAGCACCGTCAGCAGTTCGTGCCTGAGTGTGTGTCTTTGACCGCAGATAAGCTGCCAGACATGATGTGGCTGCCCAGCAATTGTGCTTATAAACGTATTTACTTGGGAGAGGGGCTGCCCAGCTGGCACTTACTGCTTACCCAAGATATTGAATTGACCCGACAGGGTATGCGTCGGGCAGGCGTGGGGGTGGCAGGCCGCTGTGTCAGTGAAGATTTTGTAAATGAAGATGAGTTGGAGGAGCGCATTGTGCGCTGGATACAGGCTTAG